A single genomic interval of Candidatus Methylomirabilota bacterium harbors:
- a CDS encoding cytochrome C oxidase subunit IV family protein, translated as MAATTAEAHKHPNYMTIFWWLAALTVIELLVIFLPLAKFTIGVLLVGLALGKAALVAMYFMHLRFEARTMGLIAVTPLAIATLLVFLLLPDGLAVDHKSFTKKPATSAPAQH; from the coding sequence ATGGCGGCGACGACGGCAGAAGCCCACAAGCACCCCAACTACATGACGATCTTCTGGTGGCTCGCGGCCCTGACGGTCATCGAGCTGCTGGTGATCTTCCTGCCGCTGGCCAAGTTCACCATCGGCGTGCTGCTGGTGGGCCTGGCTCTGGGCAAGGCCGCGCTCGTCGCCATGTACTTCATGCACCTGCGCTTCGAGGCGCGAACCATGGGGCTCATCGCCGTCACGCCCCTGGCCATCGCCACGCTCCTGGTCTTCCTGCTCCTGCCCGACGGGCTCGCCGTCGACCACAAGAGCTTCACGAAGAAGCCCGCGACCTCGGCGCCTGCCCAGCACTGA
- a CDS encoding DUF983 domain-containing protein — protein MRRRLGGWLAMESQCGLCGLRYERAQGFFVGAIYVNYAATTGIVIAGYFVLRAWADLSTAVQFAIWVPFLLVFPFWFFRWSRSVWLGLVYFVSPEA, from the coding sequence GTGCGGAGACGGCTCGGGGGCTGGCTGGCCATGGAATCGCAGTGCGGGCTCTGCGGACTGCGCTACGAGCGGGCGCAGGGCTTCTTCGTGGGCGCCATCTACGTCAACTACGCGGCGACCACGGGCATCGTCATCGCCGGCTACTTCGTGCTGCGGGCGTGGGCGGATCTGTCGACGGCGGTGCAGTTCGCCATCTGGGTCCCCTTTCTGCTGGTCTTCCCGTTCTGGTTCTTCCGGTGGAGTCGCAGCGTCTGGCTGGGGCTCGTGTACTTCGTGAGCCCGGAGGCATGA
- a CDS encoding carboxypeptidase regulatory-like domain-containing protein, whose product MPDGATVSGVVRFVGTPPRLEPIRVNKNREVCGTSKDSEALMVGPTGGVQGSVIRIEGIARGKKPDGELLIDNHRCLFVPHVSALMAGTRARVRNSDPVLHNTHGFHTVGAGRQTVFNLALPSAGQVIDITRKLTKPGPVRVLCDAHPHMFAWVYVHTTPYVAISDARGAYRIDGVPAGTYRVTMWHEGFRPTAVDKDGRPVYDEPRVTTKEVTVAPGATATVDFELK is encoded by the coding sequence GTGCCGGACGGGGCAACCGTCAGCGGCGTCGTGCGCTTCGTGGGGACGCCGCCCAGGCTGGAGCCGATCCGGGTCAACAAGAACCGCGAGGTGTGCGGCACGTCGAAGGACTCGGAGGCGCTGATGGTCGGCCCGACCGGGGGCGTGCAGGGCAGCGTGATCCGGATCGAAGGGATCGCCCGGGGCAAGAAGCCGGACGGCGAGCTTCTCATCGACAATCACAGATGCCTGTTCGTGCCTCACGTGAGCGCTCTCATGGCCGGCACCCGGGCCCGGGTGCGGAACTCGGACCCGGTCCTGCACAACACGCACGGCTTCCACACGGTGGGCGCCGGCCGGCAGACGGTATTCAACCTGGCCTTGCCCAGCGCGGGCCAGGTGATCGACATCACGAGAAAGCTCACGAAGCCCGGTCCCGTGCGGGTCCTGTGCGACGCGCACCCCCACATGTTCGCCTGGGTCTACGTCCACACCACCCCCTACGTCGCGATCAGCGACGCGCGAGGCGCGTACCGCATCGACGGCGTGCCCGCGGGCACGTACCGCGTCACGATGTGGCACGAAGGCTTCCGGCCCACGGCGGTCGACAAGGACGGTCGCCCCGTCTACGACGAGCCCAGGGTCACCACCAAAGAGGTCACGGTCGCACCGGGCGCCACGGCGACGGTCGATTTTGAATTGAAGTAG
- a CDS encoding universal stress protein, with product MYRHIYVPVDNSEHSNRAIDLAVELGQALGARLTGCHVYAARLHDYRFKQMEYTLPEEYKDEQELERQRRIHDSLIAMGLQLISDSYLDVMANKARAAGLAFAAKTFDGKHYKALIDDATASDYDLVIMGALGMGAVKDSQLGSVTERFVRRIATDTLVVRNHDALRDQQGAIVVGLDGSPQSFQGLKIGIALAKALGRPLQAVAVYDPYLHYAMFNGIVGVLSEKASKIFRFKEQEQLHEEIIDTGLAKIYQSHLEIGRKLAADEAVDLGITLLDGKCFEKILTYARKEQPWLLILGRIGVHSDEQELELGSNTENLLRLAPCNVLLTGGRFYPPLDVKAEEIIAWTEEAEARMERVPPQVKGVARTALLRYAIEQGHTVITNKVIDEAMAIFMPTRMAEKMQILAEDVAVARLRADQAAVTAICSVCGYTVKGPNPVVSCPVCRATADRFQVVSREVVEAIASQEGGVEEEESLPGVAVKWSADARDALREVADAYLRRRAKARVEKYARSKRIPVITCALALPLIEDTVGRDKLGAGWDTLLAKTRFEPAEAPAPGQPGAFVWTEDATARLNRVPAGFMRDMTREEIEKVAVAKGVGAIDLALCEEGIGHARQLMNEVIAGYVSTKTPR from the coding sequence ATGTACAGGCACATTTACGTTCCCGTCGACAACTCCGAGCACTCCAATCGGGCGATCGACCTCGCCGTGGAGCTGGGGCAGGCGCTGGGAGCGCGGCTGACCGGCTGTCACGTCTACGCGGCCCGCCTGCACGATTACCGCTTCAAACAGATGGAGTACACGCTGCCCGAGGAGTACAAGGACGAGCAGGAGCTGGAGCGGCAGCGCAGGATTCACGACTCGCTGATCGCCATGGGCCTGCAACTCATCTCCGACTCCTACCTCGACGTCATGGCCAACAAGGCCCGGGCGGCCGGCCTGGCCTTCGCGGCCAAGACCTTCGACGGCAAGCACTACAAGGCGCTGATCGACGACGCCACCGCCTCCGACTACGACCTGGTCATCATGGGCGCCCTGGGCATGGGCGCCGTCAAGGACAGCCAGCTGGGATCGGTCACCGAACGATTCGTGCGCCGCATCGCGACCGATACCCTGGTCGTCCGCAATCACGACGCCCTGCGCGACCAGCAGGGGGCCATCGTGGTGGGGCTCGACGGCTCGCCGCAGTCCTTCCAGGGCCTCAAGATCGGCATCGCCTTGGCCAAGGCGCTGGGGCGGCCCCTGCAGGCCGTCGCCGTCTACGACCCCTATCTGCACTACGCCATGTTCAACGGCATCGTGGGCGTCCTGAGCGAGAAGGCGTCCAAGATCTTCCGCTTCAAGGAGCAGGAGCAGCTGCACGAGGAAATCATCGATACGGGTCTGGCCAAGATCTATCAGTCGCATCTGGAGATCGGCCGGAAGCTGGCCGCGGACGAGGCGGTCGATCTGGGAATCACCCTGCTCGACGGCAAGTGCTTCGAGAAGATCTTGACCTACGCCCGCAAGGAGCAGCCCTGGCTGCTCATCCTCGGGCGGATCGGGGTGCATTCCGACGAGCAGGAGCTCGAGCTGGGCTCCAACACCGAGAACCTCCTGCGCCTGGCCCCCTGCAACGTCCTGCTCACGGGCGGGCGGTTCTATCCGCCGCTCGACGTCAAGGCCGAGGAGATCATCGCCTGGACCGAGGAGGCGGAAGCCCGGATGGAGCGGGTCCCGCCCCAGGTCAAGGGTGTCGCTCGTACGGCCCTGCTCCGGTACGCCATCGAGCAGGGACACACGGTGATCACCAACAAGGTCATCGACGAGGCCATGGCCATCTTCATGCCCACCCGCATGGCCGAGAAGATGCAGATCCTGGCCGAGGACGTGGCCGTGGCCCGGCTTCGCGCCGACCAGGCCGCGGTGACGGCCATCTGCTCGGTGTGCGGCTACACCGTCAAGGGGCCTAACCCGGTGGTGAGCTGTCCGGTGTGTCGGGCCACGGCCGACAGGTTCCAGGTCGTCTCCCGCGAGGTCGTGGAAGCCATCGCCTCGCAGGAGGGCGGCGTCGAAGAGGAGGAGTCGCTGCCCGGTGTGGCGGTGAAGTGGTCCGCCGATGCCCGCGACGCCCTTCGGGAGGTCGCCGACGCCTACCTGCGCCGGCGAGCCAAGGCCCGCGTCGAGAAGTACGCGCGCTCCAAGAGGATCCCCGTCATCACGTGCGCACTGGCCCTGCCCCTGATCGAGGATACCGTCGGCCGCGACAAGCTGGGCGCTGGCTGGGATACGTTGCTGGCCAAGACCCGGTTCGAGCCGGCCGAGGCGCCGGCGCCGGGCCAGCCCGGCGCCTTCGTGTGGACGGAAGACGCCACGGCCCGGCTCAATCGCGTGCCCGCCGGCTTCATGCGCGACATGACGCGCGAGGAGATCGAGAAGGTCGCCGTCGCCAAAGGCGTCGGCGCGATCGATCTGGCCCTGTGCGAGGAAGGCATCGGCCACGCGCGCCAGCTGATGAACGAGGTCATCGCCGGATACGTCTCCACCAAGACGCCCCGCTGA
- a CDS encoding radical SAM protein has product MTTGGEPYTAYSVSWNLTQRCNLECAHCYMSAFAGADTRAELTTAECRRVIDGIAQVNPNVFLILTGGEPLLRKDLWEIAAWAAERRFTTVLGTNGVLLREREAALMRQHGVLGASISLDSTVAARHDAFRHLPGAWQGAVRATRILREAGLDFSLHMSVTDWNVSEVPAMIDLARELGARVLNFFFLVRTGRGQSLSDIDAGEYERILAYLARVQDAGAGERFEDPWSTPVGRADGLLIRAKCAPHFRRILWERNPQSPFLKNYAHGSCPAGKYYCRITPEGDVTPCPYMPVAVGNLRRTSFAELWRSAPVFADLREPRLGGRCGACEFTKLCGGCRCRAYATYGDYLAEDPACAYQPGAHGSQVIELPATLTFGLPVAYELVWEEAARARLQAIPSFARGMVARAIEAYARRRGEAIITPALLADARDQWGARFRPRA; this is encoded by the coding sequence ATGACGACCGGCGGCGAGCCCTACACCGCCTACAGCGTGTCCTGGAACCTCACGCAGCGGTGCAATCTGGAGTGCGCCCATTGCTACATGTCGGCCTTCGCCGGGGCCGACACGCGGGCCGAGCTCACCACCGCCGAGTGCCGGCGCGTCATCGATGGGATCGCCCAGGTCAATCCCAACGTCTTCTTGATCCTCACCGGAGGCGAGCCGCTCCTGCGCAAGGATCTCTGGGAGATCGCCGCCTGGGCCGCCGAGCGCCGCTTCACCACGGTGCTCGGCACCAACGGCGTCCTGCTGCGGGAGCGGGAGGCCGCGCTCATGCGCCAGCACGGGGTGCTGGGTGCCTCGATCAGCCTGGACTCCACCGTTGCCGCTCGGCACGACGCTTTTCGCCACCTTCCCGGCGCCTGGCAGGGGGCCGTGCGGGCCACGCGCATCTTGCGCGAGGCCGGTCTGGACTTCTCGCTGCATATGTCCGTGACCGACTGGAACGTGAGCGAGGTGCCGGCGATGATCGACCTGGCGCGCGAGCTCGGGGCCCGGGTGCTGAACTTCTTCTTCCTGGTCAGGACCGGGCGGGGCCAGAGCCTCAGCGACATCGACGCCGGCGAGTACGAGCGAATCCTGGCGTACCTGGCCAGGGTCCAGGATGCGGGAGCGGGCGAGCGCTTCGAGGATCCCTGGTCCACGCCGGTTGGCCGGGCCGACGGGCTGCTGATCCGGGCGAAGTGCGCGCCACACTTCCGGCGGATCCTCTGGGAGCGCAACCCCCAATCGCCGTTCTTGAAGAACTACGCCCACGGCTCCTGCCCGGCGGGCAAGTACTACTGCCGGATCACCCCCGAGGGCGACGTCACCCCCTGCCCGTACATGCCGGTGGCCGTCGGCAACCTGCGCCGCACGTCGTTCGCCGAGCTGTGGCGATCGGCGCCGGTGTTCGCCGATCTCCGGGAACCCAGGCTGGGCGGTCGTTGCGGGGCGTGCGAATTCACCAAGCTCTGCGGGGGATGCCGGTGTCGCGCCTACGCGACGTACGGCGACTATCTGGCCGAGGATCCCGCCTGCGCCTACCAGCCCGGCGCCCACGGCAGCCAGGTGATCGAGCTGCCGGCCACGCTGACCTTCGGGCTGCCGGTAGCCTACGAGCTCGTCTGGGAAGAGGCCGCGCGGGCTCGGCTCCAGGCGATCCCGTCATTCGCCCGGGGCATGGTCGCGAGGGCCATCGAAGCCTATGCCCGTCGCCGCGGCGAGGCCATCATCACTCCCGCGCTGCTCGCTGACGCGCGGGACCAGTGGGGCGCTCGATTCCGCCCACGGGCCTAG
- a CDS encoding P-loop NTPase: MKRYRDIAGDGGSGVAGQVREQQERMRRRLATVSHVLAVVSGKGGVGKSTLTGALACALALSGWRVGVLDADLNGPTMAKILGVRGRRLTIAGDAVAPPVSALGVKVMSMDLLLPSDAAPLAWRAPTQAEAHTWRGAMEAQALREFLADTDWGLLDVLLVDLPPGTDRLATVTSLVPMSGTVVITIPSDLSQFVVRKAITVARDAGAPVLGLIENMAGLFPGPDASAMAGEAGIPFLGSVPFDRALALAADRGDPLVAEPPHGEGAQAMAAIAARVREALTLQS; encoded by the coding sequence GTGAAAAGGTATCGAGACATCGCAGGCGACGGGGGTTCGGGCGTCGCCGGGCAGGTGCGCGAGCAGCAAGAGCGGATGCGCCGTCGTCTCGCCACCGTCAGTCACGTCCTCGCCGTCGTGTCGGGGAAGGGGGGCGTGGGCAAGTCGACGCTGACGGGGGCTCTCGCCTGCGCGCTGGCTCTGTCCGGCTGGCGCGTGGGGGTGCTGGACGCCGATCTGAACGGCCCCACGATGGCGAAGATCCTGGGGGTGCGCGGCCGGCGCCTGACGATCGCCGGCGACGCCGTGGCGCCGCCGGTCTCCGCGCTGGGCGTCAAGGTGATGTCGATGGATCTCTTGCTGCCCTCCGACGCGGCGCCGCTAGCCTGGCGCGCGCCCACCCAGGCCGAGGCGCATACGTGGCGGGGCGCCATGGAAGCCCAGGCGCTGCGGGAGTTTCTGGCGGACACCGATTGGGGGCTGCTCGACGTGCTCCTGGTCGACCTGCCGCCGGGTACCGATCGCCTCGCCACGGTGACGTCGCTGGTGCCCATGTCGGGCACAGTGGTGATCACGATCCCTTCCGACCTTTCCCAGTTCGTGGTGCGCAAGGCGATCACGGTGGCCAGGGACGCCGGCGCTCCGGTGCTGGGCCTCATCGAGAACATGGCCGGCCTCTTTCCCGGGCCTGACGCGTCCGCTATGGCAGGTGAGGCGGGAATCCCGTTTCTGGGCAGCGTCCCCTTCGACCGGGCGTTGGCTCTGGCGGCTGACCGTGGCGACCCGCTGGTGGCCGAGCCTCCACACGGCGAGGGGGCTCAAGCCATGGCCGCCATCGCAGCTCGGGTGCGCGAGGCGCTGACGCTACAGTCCTGA
- a CDS encoding PAC2 family protein: MDPLKIHAMPERFRRPIMILAYTGWNDAAESATTAARFLATSLGAWKLAEIDPEDFYHFGLNRPHVRFKAGSTTEREVIWPATEFSIAQSEDLPRDIIVGVAPEPHLRWKTYCEAVLSLARVCEVRLVLTLGALLAEVAHTRPVRLVGGASDPELATLLGIRPTKYEGPTGIVGVLNTVCRDRGIRTATLWANVPHYISGIENPKATLALVRRVLALLGAAADLGELEEAGRQFDQNLAEIVAQNSKVASYVSRLESREEETEPEAEPMTELPPASQLVEEIEQFLRRQRPE, translated from the coding sequence ATGGACCCGCTGAAGATCCATGCGATGCCGGAGCGGTTTCGCCGGCCCATCATGATCCTGGCCTACACCGGTTGGAACGACGCTGCCGAGTCGGCGACGACGGCGGCGCGCTTTCTAGCGACGTCCCTGGGCGCCTGGAAGCTCGCGGAAATCGATCCCGAGGATTTCTACCATTTCGGGCTCAACCGCCCCCACGTGCGCTTCAAGGCGGGCTCTACGACCGAGCGCGAGGTGATCTGGCCGGCCACCGAGTTCTCCATCGCCCAGTCCGAGGACCTGCCGCGCGACATCATCGTCGGCGTCGCCCCCGAGCCTCACCTGCGCTGGAAGACCTACTGCGAGGCGGTCCTCAGCCTGGCCCGCGTGTGCGAGGTCAGGCTCGTGCTAACCCTGGGTGCGCTCCTGGCCGAGGTGGCCCACACCAGGCCCGTCCGACTGGTCGGGGGGGCCTCCGACCCCGAGCTGGCGACCTTGCTGGGCATCCGCCCCACGAAGTACGAGGGCCCGACCGGCATCGTGGGGGTTCTGAACACGGTCTGTCGTGACCGCGGCATCCGCACGGCGACCCTGTGGGCCAACGTGCCGCACTACATCTCGGGGATCGAGAACCCCAAGGCCACCCTGGCCCTGGTTCGTCGGGTCCTCGCCTTGCTGGGTGCCGCCGCGGATCTAGGCGAGCTCGAGGAGGCGGGCCGGCAGTTCGACCAGAACCTGGCCGAGATCGTCGCCCAGAACTCCAAAGTGGCCAGCTATGTCTCGCGGCTCGAGTCGCGCGAAGAGGAGACGGAGCCCGAGGCCGAGCCGATGACCGAGCTGCCCCCCGCCTCCCAGCTGGTCGAGGAGATCGAGCAGTTCCTGCGCCGCCAGCGTCCGGAGTAA
- a CDS encoding M23 family metallopeptidase, whose translation MDPGATVEGSVQGRPLHFFPYADGQAAVVGFDVEAKPGPHAWRLAVVVPGQPPRVARGQIRLQRRDFPVQRLTLPSRMVDLDPATEQRAVAEGQRLRTIYRTVSPERLWRGAFAHPIGGSAPGTGFGARRVINGRPRAPHGGADYSAPQGTPVVAVNEGKVALVADFFFPGRLVVLDHGLGLYTLYFHLHEIMVLEGERVGRGQSIGKVGATGRATGPHLHFGVQVGAARVDPATLLELTVRD comes from the coding sequence GTGGATCCGGGCGCGACCGTGGAAGGCTCTGTACAGGGGCGCCCCCTGCACTTCTTTCCCTACGCGGATGGCCAGGCGGCCGTGGTGGGGTTCGACGTGGAGGCCAAGCCGGGCCCGCACGCCTGGCGGCTGGCCGTCGTCGTCCCCGGACAGCCGCCGCGGGTCGCCCGGGGCCAGATCCGCCTTCAGCGCCGCGATTTTCCTGTCCAGCGGCTGACGCTGCCGTCCCGCATGGTGGATCTCGATCCTGCGACAGAGCAGCGCGCGGTGGCCGAGGGCCAGCGGTTGCGGACGATTTATCGGACAGTGAGCCCTGAGCGCCTCTGGCGGGGCGCTTTCGCCCACCCGATCGGCGGCAGCGCGCCCGGGACCGGGTTCGGAGCCCGCCGGGTCATCAACGGGCGGCCACGCGCCCCTCACGGTGGGGCGGATTATTCGGCTCCCCAGGGTACCCCGGTGGTCGCCGTCAATGAGGGCAAGGTGGCGCTCGTCGCCGACTTCTTCTTCCCGGGCCGGCTCGTCGTCCTCGACCACGGCCTGGGTCTCTACACCCTTTACTTCCACCTGCACGAGATCATGGTTCTGGAGGGGGAGCGTGTGGGCCGGGGGCAATCTATCGGGAAAGTCGGCGCCACTGGTCGCGCCACTGGCCCCCACCTGCACTTCGGAGTGCAGGTGGGGGCTGCCCGGGTCGACCCCGCAACACTCCTGGAGTTGACGGTCCGCGACTAA
- a CDS encoding phytoene/squalene synthase family protein translates to MSDDLLRGLLRQVSRSFYLSLAILPAALREPIGLAYLLARAADSVADTRLIPCEDRLEHLEHLRRAYAGEATEVAAVSRACAPHRPYGAERLLLERVEEAVARLQRLPPADREQVRGVLATLTSGMVFDLTRFPGEDAGAVAALETMEELDRYTYLIAGCVGPFWTALHAAHRPRLRHWDLAAMQAQAVRFGKALQLTNILRDVPADLRSGRCYLPACELKSLGLAPRDLLDPEATRRARPLVRRLLGLALSHYEAAWQYTLAVPRLEWRMRLACAWPLLIGLGTLRELAAHADPVGATAPIKIGRGEVRALLMRSLIAVWSNVTLGAEAMRARRRVAL, encoded by the coding sequence ATGTCCGACGACCTGCTCCGCGGCCTTCTGCGGCAGGTCAGCCGGAGCTTCTATCTCTCGCTTGCCATTCTTCCCGCGGCGCTGCGCGAGCCGATCGGTCTCGCGTACCTCCTGGCCCGGGCCGCCGACAGCGTGGCCGACACCCGGTTGATTCCCTGCGAGGACCGTCTCGAACACCTGGAGCACCTGCGCCGGGCGTACGCGGGAGAGGCCACCGAGGTCGCCGCGGTCAGCCGGGCCTGCGCCCCGCACAGGCCCTACGGGGCCGAGCGACTGTTGCTCGAGCGCGTCGAGGAAGCCGTCGCTCGGCTGCAGCGGCTCCCGCCCGCGGACCGCGAGCAGGTCCGCGGCGTGCTGGCGACCCTGACCAGTGGCATGGTCTTCGACCTGACGCGCTTTCCCGGGGAGGACGCCGGCGCGGTGGCGGCGCTGGAAACCATGGAAGAGCTCGACCGCTACACCTACCTGATCGCCGGGTGCGTGGGCCCGTTCTGGACGGCGCTTCACGCCGCCCATCGCCCCCGCCTGCGCCACTGGGATCTGGCGGCGATGCAGGCGCAGGCCGTCCGCTTCGGCAAGGCCCTGCAGCTCACCAACATCCTCCGTGATGTCCCCGCCGACCTGCGCAGCGGCCGCTGTTACCTGCCGGCCTGCGAGCTGAAATCCCTGGGGCTCGCTCCCCGTGATCTGCTCGATCCCGAGGCGACACGCCGCGCCCGTCCGCTGGTGCGCCGGCTGCTGGGCCTGGCGCTGTCGCATTACGAGGCCGCCTGGCAATACACGCTGGCCGTCCCCCGCCTGGAGTGGCGGATGCGCCTGGCGTGCGCCTGGCCGCTGCTGATCGGGCTGGGAACCCTTCGCGAGCTGGCCGCCCATGCCGATCCGGTGGGGGCGACGGCCCCGATCAAGATCGGCCGGGGCGAGGTGCGGGCGTTGCTGATGCGCTCGCTGATCGCCGTGTGGTCGAACGTGACGCTGGGCGCCGAGGCCATGCGCGCACGCCGACGCGTCGCCCTGTGA
- a CDS encoding PD-(D/E)XK nuclease family protein: protein MVRSGELTNEFSWSRSRDGAFQECRRKYYYHYYGAWGGWEPGASEEVRRLYVLKQLMSRQQWAGRAVHDAIELALHGLGDGRAIPVEPFVADVIERMRADWRSSRSGRYREAPKTVGLFEHEYHLELSREAWQALSQNVATCLRNFFRLPLLADIRRTSPEHWSIEHWSKVFDFEGTAVWVAPDFGFWTPEGRLGLVDWKTGGSNGAGAAFQLGCYALYARELLGVPAAQVDLYEVNLREPRVTSHRWDEGRLEDIKEQLRLSIRSMKAYLADAAANVAVITDFERTEDLRICRWCNFRAVCRPELA, encoded by the coding sequence GTGGTGAGGTCGGGCGAGCTGACCAACGAGTTCTCGTGGTCGCGCAGCCGCGACGGTGCGTTCCAGGAATGCCGGCGGAAGTACTACTACCATTACTACGGCGCCTGGGGAGGCTGGGAGCCGGGGGCTTCCGAGGAGGTTCGCCGGCTCTATGTCCTCAAGCAGCTCATGTCACGGCAGCAGTGGGCCGGGCGGGCGGTTCACGACGCCATCGAGCTGGCGTTGCACGGCCTGGGCGACGGTCGCGCCATTCCCGTCGAGCCCTTCGTCGCCGATGTCATCGAACGGATGCGGGCGGACTGGCGGTCCTCGCGGTCAGGCCGCTACCGCGAGGCCCCCAAGACGGTGGGGCTCTTCGAGCACGAGTACCACCTGGAGCTGAGCCGGGAGGCCTGGCAGGCGCTGAGCCAGAACGTCGCCACCTGCCTGAGGAACTTCTTCCGGCTCCCCCTGCTGGCCGATATCCGCCGCACGTCCCCCGAGCACTGGTCGATCGAGCACTGGTCGAAGGTCTTCGACTTCGAGGGCACGGCGGTCTGGGTCGCCCCGGACTTCGGCTTCTGGACTCCCGAGGGACGGCTGGGACTCGTCGACTGGAAGACCGGCGGCAGCAATGGCGCCGGCGCCGCCTTCCAGCTGGGCTGCTACGCGCTGTACGCCCGGGAACTGCTCGGTGTGCCGGCCGCCCAGGTCGATCTCTACGAGGTGAACCTGCGCGAGCCGAGAGTGACGTCCCATCGCTGGGACGAGGGACGGCTCGAAGACATCAAGGAGCAGCTGCGCCTGTCGATCCGATCGATGAAGGCGTATCTCGCCGATGCCGCCGCCAATGTCGCCGTGATCACCGACTTCGAGCGGACCGAAGACCTGCGCATCTGCCGCTGGTGCAATTTCCGGGCGGTCTGCCGCCCCGAGCTGGCCTGA